The region atccaaagcgctgtacaattaatgcttctcattcacccattcatacacacactcacacaccgacggcgattggctgccatgcaaggcaccgaccagctcttcaggagcatttgggggttaggtgtcttgctcagggacacttcctcgggcgggggatcgaaccggcaaccctccgactgccagacgactgcacttactgcctgagccatgtcgatAAGAAGTGGCAGCTGACCTCACAtgctttcctgtgtgtgtgtatatatagtattgcctctgtactccagcacactggatttgaaatgaaacaacgaATATGAAGTAATTTGAGGgaagtatttacatccatattaatACGTAATATGGTACGCATGTCCGTATGTCCGGTGATGGGAGGGAGGGTAGTtggccggggagggggggtgtgggggtaagcggggggggggcattggtACCCTGCTGGAAGTCCGTTCTGCCACAGCCTCTGATGAGCAGGGCATCCCCGGTAAAGGCCATGGACAGGTCCCCCAGAATGAAGGTCAGGCAGCCGTCAGTGTGTCCAGGGGTCTCTTTCACCATCAGGGCCTGGTGGCGGCACAGCCAGCCGTACGGTTAATCCTCATTCTTCATTATCCGACCCTTTTAGACCACATTACAATTCCTAAACGCTATtgacaattaaaaaaattataacaatCGCCAATTCCCAGAACTAAATATTGTGCTATTGCATGAATATTGTTCGCGCTTATTAACAGAAGGGGGAAAGTCCgagggtcagaaagtaaaagtcttaTGACCTATGAACTGATTTCAaccattagttctacctccggTCCTTCACCACTCTGGCCTGCGGGAGATGGCAGTCTTCagctctcattcactctctccctcctttgcactcgcacatacactcacactcacacacactcgcacatacactcgcacacactcacatgtctGCCGAAGGGGATGAAGTCTCCCTCAGAAAACAAGATGTCCGCATTTGCTCCGCTCAGCAGAGAGATGGCGCTCTTGCTCCCGTGCAGCCTCTTCTTCAACAGGCCGGTGCCGGTGATGTGGTCTGCATGGCAGTGGGTGTTGACTGAGTGGAGAGATAAGATAAGGTCCCGGGTCAGacacaaagagagaaagaggaagaacgGCAGGGCATGCCCCAGGCTTTACAGCCATGAAACTAAAACACCCAATTCTTAATCATACACAATTTTTACCGAAATGAATGGTCACTAAGAGCAATCATTTTGTGTCAGTCATCTGACTTTTATTCACTTGCTCTCtcaaaattgaaattaaattaaattaactgaaatgtttAGCATATATTCTATGGGGATTTTTCCAATTCatgcattgaattgaattccATTTCCTGAAGTGAGACGTTCCTGATCCCACCACTGGACGAAACAGTGCATCGTATTCTCGCTCTACAAGGATTTCCATGATGGTAGCACACACATATCTCCATACCCCTTTGTTTCCACAGTCACTCCGGGTCACTGTGTAGCCCTAAAtgttacacatacactcagtgagcactttattaggtatttatgctgctgtagcctatccacttaagaggtttgacatgttgtgtgttcagataagctcttttgcataccactgttgtaatgtgtggttatttgcgttattgtcaccttcctgtcagcttcaaccagtctgacccttctcctctcacctctctcattaagaacacATTCTtttccgcagaactgctgctcactggatgtttttttttgtttttcgcaaaactgttgtgcatgaaaatcacaggagaccaccttgtctggcaccaacgtccattccacggtcagtcaattaaatcacatttctccccaattctgacatttggcccgAACAACAACTGAGTcgcttcaccatgtctgcatggttttaggcatttagttgttgccacgtgactggctgattaaatattttcataaacaagctgttgtacaggtctacctaataacttcagtgagtgtatgtctctCCTTCGCCTGTTACCTGCCACTTTCAGCGTGAGGCCCAGCTCTTCGATCAACTTGGCATCTCTGTCCACCATCTCCAGGACCGGATCGATGATAACTGCCTCCTTGGTCTCTTCGTCCCCCAGCAGATACGTGTAGGTACTGCTAGTAGGCTCAAACAGCTGAGGGAGCGGGGACAGGGACCAACAAACGCGCAGTCATTTACAGACTTAAATCGAAACATACGACCACACAATACAATGTGTGGCGCAAAATTAGTCAGCGAATGCAATTCAGAGCATTCATACACCGCACGGAAGTGGAGTACATCAGTGTTActttcagaaaaacaaacatcgCTAATATTGTACATGAGCTGTACGCAGAACGTATAACGGCAAGTGCTCAGCCACAAAACGAGGAATTACGTGTTAATGTCTTGCTAACTGACTGTCTCTCAAAACAAACTATTATCTAGCATGTTGGCTTGTAGCACAGTGCCATACAAACTAGTCGTTTTAGCGGTCTGTGCTAGCATGTAGCTAACTAACCTAGCTAGCTCAACTTTCGGGAGAGATTGTAAATTAAATATCAGCTAAAAGAACGCTAAAAGACACTAGCAGTGCAAGCACACGCAGCCCATGCCACATAACGTAGGGAAACAGAAATACACTCACCTGTCTGAATATTAGTTCTCTGTCCGGCTCCATCCGTGAACCGTAGTGTCTAATCCCATTTCCCCCGGGCTGCGTCACTCTGTCCGTGCCTGGGCTAATGCGCGCAAGCCCGGCTAGAAATCCGCGCGAGTGCCCTTCTGTTCGTTGTAAGACGGTGCGGGCCAGAGCTGGTCTGACTGTATTCAAGACTACGGAACACATCTCCCTTACACTACAACGGAGAACAGCCTacaaaacaagtaaaactaagTCAACTGCTCGACTGTCTGGTCGCTGCGACGAGTTGATCAGGAAGTTTCGGAAATGTAACTGAGTATTTCTGGCTGGCTGCCTACATataatgctaatgctagctgGAGTTCGTGCAGGATAAACATACAGCTATGGCAGTGATACGGCTTGTTTATTTGATAACAATCGAATTTACCCGAACTGTGAGGATTCACCTTCGGTAATAATTACTTATGCACCTTAACGTTAGCTATAGCCAGCTATGCTAGTTAGCAGTAAACGAGTTTGCTAGCATGCCTGTTTTAATCGTAAGGTTTTTCTACGTGAGTCTTATTTGCTGATCACTTGTACTACTAGGCAATCATCAACTACATCAAAATCAGCACGTATCCCTTAGTATAATGAGTCGACAACGCCCTCGGTATCTTGTTTGCATTGCAGTGTCACAGACTGTCCGCCAACGCAATATTTTAGGGCAGGTCAGTTGGCTTGCGCAATAATGTGCATCTGTTCCGAATTGATTACAGTAACTCATAGTATGAGCATTGTTTCTGTGACTGGCCATATGGACAAGCACGtatgataaaaacattttacatttacattttagtcatttggcagacgcttttaatccaaagtgcataggttcttccacaagttaaagcatcagatccataactagtaaaatacacatgaagtgctgttctaaacaaaaaatacagtctttacaagttttttttttttgggttagacaagagggatatcggaaaggggggggggggggggatcaggagggaggactaaggtacagtttgaaaaggtgggtttttagtctgcatcgaaatagggggagggattctgctgtcctgacagtggtaggcaagtcattccaccactgaggaaccagaacggaaaacaggcgtgaacgtgcagctcgaccgccaggtgctcgtagtgagggaaccataaggcgaccagagctggcagaccggagtggtctagctggggagtagggagtgattaaggattggatgtaaggtggggcagtccccttagcagcctgaaatgccaacactagggctttgaagcggatgcgtgtggcaataggaagccagtggaggccaatgaggagtggggtcacatgagccgacctgggctgagtggtgatcaggcgggctgcagcattctggaccagctggaggggcttgatggcacaagctgggagaccggctaggagggagtaatccaggcgggaaatgacgagtgcctggactaggagctgggtggctttctccatcaggagatgacggatactgCATATATTGtcgaggaagaacctgcaggttctggcagtggaggatacttgtggagccagggtgaggctgttatcaagagtcaccccaagattcttggccgaatgggaggaggatactacaaagtcctcaacaatcagtgattAAACGACGTTCAGGCAGACACAATAAAAACGCCTTAATATACCACAAAAGCTCATGGCGAGTATCTTTGGCCAGTGGTTTCCAAACTTGGTGCTTCGTGTAAGCtccattatgtcagaaatggcTATGCAGGCCATGAAGGAAAACAGTCAACAAGTTCTGCTGTGGAGTgggctacatttacatttacattttagtcatttggcagacgcttttaatccaaagcgacttacaagtgcataggttctaccacaagtcaaagcatcacatccagaactagaaaaatacacctggactgctgttctaaacatatagtcgtcatcataagtgcaatttttttttttttttttttttttggggggggggggttagacagggatagg is a window of Conger conger chromosome 1, fConCon1.1, whole genome shotgun sequence DNA encoding:
- the ethe1 gene encoding persulfide dioxygenase ETHE1, mitochondrial, whose product is MCSVVLNTVRPALARTVLQRTEGHSRGFLAGLARISPGTDRVTQPGGNGIRHYGSRMEPDRELIFRQLFEPTSSTYTYLLGDEETKEAVIIDPVLEMVDRDAKLIEELGLTLKVAVNTHCHADHITGTGLLKKRLHGSKSAISLLSGANADILFSEGDFIPFGRHALMVKETPGHTDGCLTFILGDLSMAFTGDALLIRGCGRTDFQQGCSKRLYESVHQKIFTLPAHCLIYPAHDYKGQTVSSVAEEKKFNPRLTKPLEEFVTIMANLNLPKPAQIDIAVPANLVCGLHEV